A stretch of the Panicum virgatum strain AP13 chromosome 9N, P.virgatum_v5, whole genome shotgun sequence genome encodes the following:
- the LOC120690893 gene encoding uncharacterized protein LOC120690893, producing MATTQFAMVEELASLIKDNLHSKHLILSTEEALIAALQQLRCADDGDSDGGEEDGAADTIELRPAGAYHRLLLHRLAEIYGFAHESVGEGEDRHLVLQRCPETAIPPVLISDMLWKFDNSDDSTSVDDSISVVLTRNDTDSQKPCKVDVQEDTYVKNSHLKDTTDLKPLKQSAVFPAASLKEREAAYRAARERIFSGDDAKGNDKSYVKCRQVPVVAQRMIAHALGQKVQNPTETVASTEGRGKQLANGPKVPTRSRNNFYPVAPDNGEENNVRIGKPKSASRNSYQTSTSQRCCTANSRAATAESLKKEQTGAARRMFAHALGLSAAQGSYGALPKPK from the exons ATGGCCACCACCCAGTTCGCCATGGTCGAGGAGCTGGCCTCGCTCATCAAGGACAACCTGCACAGCAAGCACCTCATCCTCTCCACCGAGGAGGCCCTCATCGCCGCCCTCCAGCAGCTGCGCTgcgccgacgacggcgacagCGACGGTGGAGAGGAGGACGGTGCGGCGGACACCATAGAGCTCCGGCCCGCCGGGGCCTACCACCGCCTTCTCCTGCATCGCCTTGCTGAAATCTACGG GTTCGCTCATGAATCGGTTGGTGAAGGCGAGGATCGGCACCTGGTCCTCCAGCGCTGCCCTGAAACAGCCAT CCCTCCTGTCCTTATTAGTGATATGTTATGGAAGTTTGACAACAGTGATGATTCCACATCCGTTGATGATTCCATATCTGTTGTGCTAACCAGAAATGATACAG ATTCCCAAAAGCCTTGCAAGGTAGATGTCCAAGAAGATACTTATGTTAAAAATTCGCATCTGAAAGACACTACAG ATTTGAAGCCTCTGAAGCAGTCAGCGGTTTTTCCGGCAGCATCACTGAAGGAAAGGGAAGCTGCTTATCGGGCTGCCCGCGAGCGAATCTTCTCTGGAGATGATGCCAAGGGAAATGATAAATCATATGTGAAATGTAGACAGGTCCCTGTTGTTGCTCAACGGATGATTGCACATGCTCTTGGTCAAAAAGTTCAAAATCCCACAGAGACAGTTGCCTCGACAGAAGGCAGAGGAAAACAGCTGGCGAATGGGCCAAAAGTTCCGACACGTAGCAGGAACAACTTCTACCCAGTTGCACCAGATAATGGAGAAGAGAATAATGTTCGAATTGGTAAGCCAAAGTCAGCCAGTAGGAATTCATATCAAACTTCAACCAGCCAAAGGTGCTGCACTGCCAACAGTAGAGCTGCTACAGCTGAGAGCTTGAAGAAAGAACAGACTGGAGCAGCTAGAAGAATGTTTGCACATGCACTGGGGCTGTCTGCAGCTCAAGGAAGTTATGGTGCACTGCCTAAACCGAAGTAA